In the genome of Lathyrus oleraceus cultivar Zhongwan6 chromosome 4, CAAS_Psat_ZW6_1.0, whole genome shotgun sequence, the window GGAATGCATTTCATCTTATTTCATCACTTTCCAACATATTTTGTACCCTCCAATCCAATTTAGACAGAATGACAAAATTGTTTCAATCCATTATGAAATATCCAAATAATCGGATATCATATTTACTAAATTTTAATCTGTCCACTCTGCTTCGTTCCATTCTGTTCCGTTCGTTTTACAATATCCAAACATAACCTAAACTTATAAATTTCACAAGAACAATATTCCATAATTCAGAAGGATTCAAGGATTCTATCTTTTCCCGGCATGCAATTGCACTTGTATCAATTTTAATACTAAATATTTATATTCAACATACTTCACAATAAAACAACATACCGCTTAATGTTGAATCTCTCATTCTTCTTTGGACTGATTTGACACCATGATGTATATTCATTCCATGTGGAGTTGCAGGGCTTACATAATAATTTTACCGTATCATAATATCATATAGACACAAACTGGGAATTCTTTTAAAATCACATGAGGGAACCAAAATGAATGCATTACTCTATAATTCCTAAGAAATGAAATCTAATTATGGCATTATTCAGTTCTTTATATAAATTACagaaaattttattttttgtgtATATATTTTTTGTCTTCATTTTACATATCCTATTGATATTTCATTTTCTCACATGCATCCTTGTGAGTTTACTCATTTTCTAACCAATTATTAGCAAGTGCCTACTTATATATTTGGACCTTGAATTCATCAGTAACATTTGCTTTATTGTTACAGCATTCAAGAAACAATTGAGCGATACCGCAGTCATAGCCGGATTAATAATACTCAAACATTATCTGAATCTGCTGAAAATACTCAGGTTTATTTAATTAGATATACTCTCTTCCTATTCATTTTTCTAGACCCTCTACTTCAACTTCATAAGAGACTTCAAGTTTGAATGAAATTGCCTTATACATTACAGCATTTGAAGGAAGAAGCAGAAAACATGATGAAAAGGATTGATCTTCTTGAAACTTCAAAACGGTTAAATATTATCAATTTATATTCATGTTAACAGGTATTTTTTTACAATATTCAATGTCTCAGATGAAAATATGTCGCGTTTGCAGAAAACTATTAGGAGAAGGTTTAGGGACTTGTTCCATTGAAGAATTACAAAAGATAGAACAGCAGTTGGAGAGGAGTATAACTAAAATTCGAGCAAAAAAGGTTAGCTAGCATGATCGAAAGGTATTCGTAATTACAAAATTAATCGATACTTATACATATGAAATGTTTATTTTTCAGACTCAGGTTTTCAGGGAACAAATTGGTCATCTAAAAGAAAAGGTAAGTTCTCTATATATTTGATTAAAGCACTTTCGAACGGAAAATGAATGATTCTGACTAAAGCTTTTCGAATACACTTCAGGAAAAAACCCTAATTGCTGAAAATGTCATGCTCTCTGAGAAGGTGAATTCACTAGAAATTTCGCCATGTGAAAAAGGCTATATCTTTCAGTTATGGAATACTGAAAATTTCTAATTTTGTGCAGTATGATAAATATTCATCACAGCAAGCAAAAAAGGGTGACAGAAAAAATATAGCAGAAGGTGAAGCTTTTGCGGCAAGTTCAGATGTTGAAACTGAGTTATTCATTGGACTTCCAGAAACAAGAACAAGAATTTCTCCAAGCTTGAGGACTAATTAATCTCTGAGTATGCAAAACGAAAATAAGGGTAAGGCAAAGTGTCTCATCAAAATTGTATATTGGATTTGTTTCCTTAATTATGCTTTCATCATTCAGATGATAAATAACAATACTAAGTGTAGTAATTTGTTTCATAATATTCTCAAACCTAGCTTTACTCCTAATGAAGAATTATTTGCAGTCTTAGAAAGTATTGTGATCCTATTCGTAGTAATTTAATGAAACATAACTACAACAATTATAGCGTTTCAAAAAGCGGAAGCTACTAGCATACAACTTATATCTATTATTTTTGTTCCGCTATAATGTCGCTTAGGACCGACGCTACATAGCGACTTCCAGACGCTTATGTTAGCATCAAGTTATGGAGCGTCCGCCATGACAGTAGCGTTAAGCCGACACTAAATTCATCTAGCGTCCATTTTTGCTTGTTCGCGTCCGCTTTTACTAATTTTCTTGTAGTGGCTTAAAGTTTAAGAAATATATGACAATATGTTTGGTTTTAACTTCACAGCTAACTTGCATTTTGTCAAACTGACAATGATCTTTATTCTTGGATTTTAACTAATTGAATTGTAAGGTTAGGTGATTTGTTTGACATCCTAATCTATGAATGATGTAACACACATTTAAAAATTATGATCTTATTTTAATAGTATATAGAATTATATTATTTATTAGTATCTTTGGATGAGTTAACTCAAATGTTTTAGGTAATTTAGAAGACTTGGTAATGCAAATGCTTTAAAtgaatttttattattttcaaattattttgtttgaattgagtattaaaattatttaataattattttatttgaataGAGTATTGAAATCATTAAATGTTAATTTTTTGAGTTATTTTTATAAGTTTTCAAAGCTGTAGATCAAATTTAAAACTTGAAAACTTTGGGATCatttttaaaaaatccaaaaaatatgagaacTATTCCAAACTAAACCTAAAGAATGCACCAAGTTTAAGAATGGAGAACACATATTTGTGGAATGCAACTATATGATCTGATTGATATACTAACATTTTCAGAGGTATAATTGTGGATACCAATAAAATTGCATCGAAAAAACTCAGCACGCTAAGTGGTCCCCTCCATACAAAGCATTACTACAATTCACGGTCTCTTTCATTAAATTAATTTGAATATACTCTTTGTGGGTGCTGTCAGAAACATAACACGTTTCGACATTCAAAGTAACCTTAGTAGTTTGACATAAATGGCATTATCTGTTCTCTCTATTCCCACTGCATGACATGTGACATGACAGGTAACTTCGCTTTCCATAAAATATCTAGGGCATAGTGATCTCCAAATTAATTTACATGTTTGAGTTAGCTGTGGTAGTAGTAATTTAGTCGAGCATAATGTTTCTagattattttgtttttattttgatCGTGGACAGTATGTTTGCTTTTTTTTTTACATGTTTGAGTACTTGTGAAAATAGGTGTTTAAATACAAATACTGTCTACACATCACTTTTTGAAATGTTTAGTCTCTAACTGAAAATGTGAAATTCAACTTAGCCTTGCAAAGATACAAAGTTTACGGTTTTTCAAAATTCATGAGGACGTTGATCTGAATTGTAACGAGAGTATGACCACGAAGAGGATTAGCGAGTTGTATTTGATATTGAATAAGAAATACTATTTGCTGATACAAGTTGACAAAGAAAAATTGAGAGACATTGAGTTGATCAAGATTGTCTTATGAGCGTTGTCTTGATCGCGACAATCATAATTGATTTGGGCTGATCCATAATATCAATTCTTATATTTTGTTAGTTATTGGGTAGGGCTGGAAATGAACCAAACCAACTCGAAAATAGTTCGAGACTCGATTCGATAATTAATTCGTTGGACttggttcatgaaccaaatgAGTCGAACTTGAGCTCAAAACTAAGTTCGTAAAATAAATGAGCTGAACTTGAGCTATGTATAGTTCGACTCGTTAGGTTCATGAGTCGACtcggttatatatatatatatatatatatatatatatatatatatatatatatatatatatatatatatatatatatatatatatatatatatatatatatatatatatatatatatatatatatatatatatatatgatatttttaaatcatatatctcaatagtatcatttaaaaaaataatgtATAGATTTTAACCTAACGAACAAATTTTTAAAAAAACCCAAAAATGAAAATTTTGGTATTAATGACTTTTTAGTCCGTGAAGTAAACAAACTGAACCTAACGAGTTGAACCGAGTTGTTCAAG includes:
- the LOC127075841 gene encoding MADS-box protein SOC1 — encoded protein: MVRGKTQMKRIENATSRQVTFSKRRNGLMKKAFELSILCDAEVALIVFSPRGRLYEFASSSIQETIERYRSHSRINNTQTLSESAENTQHLKEEAENMMKRIDLLETSKRKLLGEGLGTCSIEELQKIEQQLERSITKIRAKKTQVFREQIGHLKEKEKTLIAENVMLSEKYDKYSSQQAKKGDRKNIAEGEAFAASSDVETELFIGLPETRTRISPSLRTN